The following coding sequences lie in one Arabidopsis thaliana chromosome 3, partial sequence genomic window:
- a CDS encoding uncharacterized protein (unknown protein; BEST Arabidopsis thaliana protein match is: unknown protein (TAIR:AT5G19340.1); Has 202 Blast hits to 202 proteins in 28 species: Archae - 0; Bacteria - 0; Metazoa - 39; Fungi - 4; Plants - 148; Viruses - 0; Other Eukaryotes - 11 (source: NCBI BLink).), producing the protein MVLETVSKTEPPPLLGPRISFSSDLSDGGDFICITPVMCKEDVVKGSVKVSDFEFLSSENVSPQRMLTADELFSEGKLLPFWQVKHSEKLKNITLKTNEEEEAEKRKVEVKKKDQEINNRDNRVTWFIDEDPSPRPPKCTVLWKELLRLKKQRNPSSSPVTARTVSSLSPSSSTSSSSSLEDAAKREEKEKEGKRGKKGLERTRSASMRIRPMIHVPICTPSKSSLPLPPLFPLSLKKNRVERRA; encoded by the coding sequence ATGGTTTTAGAGACGGTTTCAAAGACGGAACCACCACCGTTGCTTGGACCTCGTATCTCCTTCTCATCTGATTTATCTGACGGTGGAGATTTCATCTGCATCACCCCCGTAATGTGTAAGGAAGATGTCGTCAAAGGGTCAGTGAAAGTCTCCGACTTTGAGTTCTTGTCGTCGGAAAATGTGAGTCCACAGAGAATGCTTACCGCCGATGAACTCTTCTCCGAAGGTAAATTGCTTCCTTTTTGGCAAGTAAAGCACTCAGAGAAGCTTAAAAACATTACTTTGAAGACGaacgaagaggaagaagcagagaaacgTAAAGtggaagtgaagaagaaagatcagGAGATTAACAATAGAGATAACAGAGTGACTTGGTTTATAGACGAAGATCCGTCTCCTCGTCCTCCCAAGTGTACCGTTCTTTGGAAAGAGCTTTTGagattgaagaaacagaggaatccGTCTTCTTCGCCGGTGACGGCGAGGACAGTGTCGTCTTTGTCTCCGTCGTCGTCCACGTCATCATCAAGTTCACTTGAGGACGCAGcgaagagagaggagaaagagaaagaagggaAGAGAGGTAAGAAAGGATTAGAGAGAACGAGATCGGCGAGTATGAGGATAAGGCCAATGATTCATGTTCCTATTTGCACTCCTTCTAAATCCTCTCTTCCTTTGcctcctctgtttcctctttcgcttaagaaaaacagagtagaGAGACGCGCCTAG
- the STP6 gene encoding sugar transporter 6 (sugar transporter 6 (STP6); FUNCTIONS IN: carbohydrate transmembrane transporter activity, sugar:hydrogen symporter activity, monosaccharide transmembrane transporter activity; INVOLVED IN: carbohydrate transmembrane transport; LOCATED IN: endomembrane system, integral to membrane, membrane; EXPRESSED IN: 7 plant structures; EXPRESSED DURING: 4 anthesis, petal differentiation and expansion stage; CONTAINS InterPro DOMAIN/s: Sugar transporter, conserved site (InterPro:IPR005829), Major facilitator superfamily (InterPro:IPR020846), General substrate transporter (InterPro:IPR005828), Sugar/inositol transporter (InterPro:IPR003663), Major facilitator superfamily, general substrate transporter (InterPro:IPR016196); BEST Arabidopsis thaliana protein match is: Major facilitator superfamily protein (TAIR:AT5G26250.1); Has 24729 Blast hits to 24248 proteins in 1903 species: Archae - 447; Bacteria - 10610; Metazoa - 3461; Fungi - 6515; Plants - 2500; Viruses - 0; Other Eukaryotes - 1196 (source: NCBI BLink).) has product MAVVVSNANAPAFEAKMTVYVFICVMIAAVGGLIFGYDIGISGGVSAMDDFLKEFFPAVWERKKHVHENNYCKYDNQFLQLFTSSLYLAALVASFVASATCSKLGRRPTMQFASIFFLIGVGLTAGAVNLVMLIIGRLFLGFGVGFGNQAVPLFLSEIAPAQLRGGLNIVFQLMVTIGILIANIVNYFTATVHPYGWRIALGGAGIPAVILLFGSLLIIETPTSLIERNKNEEGKEALRKIRGVDDINDEYESIVHACDIASQVKDPYRKLLKPASRPPFIIGMLLQLFQQFTGINAIMFYAPVLFQTVGFGSDAALLSAVITGSINVLATFVGIYLVDRTGRRFLLLQSSVHMLICQLIIGIILAKDLGVTGTLGRPQALVVVIFVCVYVMGFAWSWGPLGWLIPSETFPLETRSAGFAVAVSCNMFFTFVIAQAFLSMLCGMRSGIFFFFSGWIIVMGLFAFFFIPETKGIAIDDMRESVWKPHWFWKRYMLPEDDHHDIEKRNA; this is encoded by the exons ATGGCTGTTGTTGTGTCTAATGCCAATGCTCCGGCCTTTGAGGCCAAGATGACTGTCTATGTATTCATCTGCGTTATGATTGCCGCTGTCGGCGGTTTGATCTTCGGTTACGACATCGGAATTTCCG GTGGAGTAAGTGCAATGGACGATTTCCTGAAGGAATTTTTCCCAGCGGTGtgggagaggaagaagcacGTACACGAGAACAACTACTGCAAGTACGATAACCAGTTCTTGCAACTGTTCACCTCGTCTCTTTACCTAGCTGCACTCGTGGCCAGTTTCGTCGCGTCCGCCACCTGTTCTAAACTTGGACGCAGGCCGACGATGCAGTTTgcttctatcttcttcttgattggTGTCGGTCTCACTGCAGGAGCCGTTAACCTCGTCATGTTGATCATTGGAAGACTCTTTCTTGGCTTTGGTGTTGGATTTGGCAATCAGGCAGTGCCTCTTTTCCTGTCTGAGATTGCTCCAGCACAGCTCCGAGGAGGTCTCAACATTGTATTCCAACTCATGGTTACAATCGGAATCCTAATTGCCAACATTGTCAACTACTTCACTGCCACGGTTCACCCTTACGGATGGAGGATTGCTCTCGGTGGAGCTGGAATTCCCGCTGTTATCCTCCTCTTCGGTTCACTACTTATCATTGAGACTCCCACAAGTCTCATCGAGCGCAACAAGAacgaagaaggaaaagaagccCTAAGGAAGATCAGAGGAGTTGATGATATCAATGACGAGTATGAGTCTATCGTCCATGCATGTGACATCGCGAGTCAAGTCAAGGACCCTTACAGGAAACTGTTGAAGCCCGCGAGTCGCCCACCGTTCATCATCGGAATGCTTCTCCAGCTTTTCCAACAATTTACCGGAATCAATGCGATTATGTTCTATGCGCCGGTCTTATTCCAAACTGTTGGGTTCGGAAGCGACGCAGCCCTTCTCTCTGCGGTTATCACCGGATCGATCAATGTTCTCGCCACGTTCGTTGGGATTTACCTCGTTGACAGAACCGGCAGGAGgttccttcttctccaatcttcCGTTCACATGCTCATCTGCCAG TTGATCATTGGAATCATCCTAGCAAAGGACTTGGGCGTAACGGGAACACTCGGGAGGCCACAAGCCCTAGTAGTGGTGATCTTTGTGTGCGTTTACGTGATGGGATTTGCATGGTCATGGGGACCTTTGGGATGGCTAATTCCTAGCGAGACGTTTCCTCTAGAAACACGTAGCGCAGGATTCGCTGTTGCAGTCTCATGCAACATGTTCTTCACTTTTGTAATCGCTCAAGCCTTCCTATCGATGCTTTGCGGGATGAGATCTggaatattcttcttcttcagcggTTGGATCATTGTGATGGGACTGTTTGCGTTTTTCTTCATACCAGAGACAAAAGGAATCGCCATTGATGACATGAGGGAGAGTGTGTGGAAGCCACATTGGTTCTGGAAAAGGTATATGCTTCCAGAGGACGACCACCATGAcatagagaagagaaatgcTTGA
- a CDS encoding Leucine-rich repeat (LRR) family protein (Leucine-rich repeat (LRR) family protein; INVOLVED IN: signal transduction; LOCATED IN: endomembrane system; EXPRESSED IN: 23 plant structures; EXPRESSED DURING: 15 growth stages; CONTAINS InterPro DOMAIN/s: Leucine-rich repeat-containing N-terminal domain, type 2 (InterPro:IPR013210), Leucine-rich repeat (InterPro:IPR001611); BEST Arabidopsis thaliana protein match is: Leucine-rich repeat (LRR) family protein (TAIR:AT3G19230.1); Has 48781 Blast hits to 12236 proteins in 453 species: Archae - 4; Bacteria - 457; Metazoa - 323; Fungi - 23; Plants - 45747; Viruses - 0; Other Eukaryotes - 2227 (source: NCBI BLink).) yields MSPLLLLLLTVFSLLSSSLSQPSPPSAILIDCGASSSSVIDGRQWQPDETFVSSGTPKNVSDQVLDEILFTVRSFPLSLDGTHHKFCYVMSVSRGWKYMIRTTYYYGGVNGKGTPPPVFDQIVDGTLWGIVNTTADYADGLASYYEGVFLAQGKSISVCVASNSYTTSDPFISALELVRLDGTLYNSTDFTTVGMSLVARHAFGYSGPIIRFPDDQFDRFWEPYSLNSTVPNNRKLEVSGFWNLPPSRIFNTDLRATQVQPLEFTWPPMPLKMATYYIALYFAHDSDSMGDGSRVFDVSVNGITYYKELSVTPAGAVIFASRWPLEGLTTLALSPRSGSNLPPLINGGEMFELLSLGGKTLVRDVTALNAIKNSFKNAPADWSGDPCLPKNYSWSGISCSEGPRIRVVALNLTNMGVSGSLAPAVAKLTALSSIWLGNNSLSGSLPDFSSLKRLESLHFEDNLFSGSIPSSLGGVPHLRELFLQNNNLTGQVPSNLLQKPGLNLRTSGNPFLTQPSR; encoded by the exons CCTCCTCTCCTCTTCCCTCTCTCAGCCCTCTCCTCCTTCAG cgATTCTGATCGATTGTGGcgcctcttcctcctccgtaATCGACGGCCGACAATGGCAACCCGACGAGACTTTCGTCTCCAGCGGCACACCAAAAAACGTTTCCGATCAAGTCCTCGACGAAATCTTATTCACTGTTAGATCTTTCCCTCTTTCCCTCGACGGAACTCATCACAAGTTTTGCTACGTGATGAGCGTTTCTCGTGGCTGGAAGTATATGATCAGGACGACATACTATTACGGAGGAGTTAACGGTAAAGGTACTCCGCCGCCGGTATTTGATCAGATTGTCGACGGCACGTTATGGGGGATCGTCAATACAACCGCCGATTACGCAGATGGTCTCGCTTCTTATTACGAAGGGGTTTTTCTGGCGCAGGGGAAATCTATAAGCGTCTGCGTTGCTTCTAATTCTTATACAACTTCTGATCCATTTATCTCAGCTTTGGAGCTCGTTAGGCTTGATGGTACTCTTTACAATTCCACTGACTTTACCACTGTTGGCATGAGTCTTGTTGCTAGGCATGCTTTTGGTTACAGTGGACCAATCATCAG GTTTCCAGATGATCAGTTTGATAGGTTTTGGGAGCCTTATTCGTTAAATTCGACAGTACCAAACAATAGGAAACTAGAGGTTTCTGGTTTCTGGAACCTTCCGCCGTCGAGGATATTTAACACCGATCTAAGAGCTACTCAAGTTCAGCCTTTGGAGTTCACATGGCCTCCAATGCCATTGAAAATGGCTACTTATTATATTGCGCTTTACTTTGCTCATGATTCTGACTCGATGGGTGATGGATCCAGAGTCTTCGATGTTTCTGTCAATGGTATAACGTATTATAAAGAGCTTTCTGTCACTCCAGCTGGTGCGGTTATCTTTGCTAGCAGGTGGCCTCTTGAAGGTCTCACAACTTTAGCTCTGAGTCCTAGAAGTGGTTCAAACCTTCCCCCTCTTATCAATGGTGGTGAAATGTTTGAGTTGTTGTCTCTTGGAGGCAAAACTCTTGTTCGAGATG TAACTGCTCTGAATGCAATTAAAAACAGTTTCAAGAACGCACCAGCTGACTGGAGTGGGGATCCTTGTTTACCTAAAAATTACTCGTGGTCTGGAATTTCCTGCTCTGAAGGCCCCCGAATTCGTGTAGTCGCTTT GAACTTAACTAATATGGGAGTTTCAGGTTCGCTAGCACCTGCAGTTGCTAAATTAACAGCATTGTCCTCCAT TTGGCTGGGAAACAATTCTCTCTCGGGTAGTTTACCTGACTTCAGTTCACTCAAACGGCTGGAATCATT GCACTTTGAAGACAATCTTTTCAGTGGAAGTATTCCTTCATCTTTAGGTGGAGTGCCGCACTTGCGAGAACT GTTCTTGCAAAACAATAACCTAACTGGCCAAGTTCCGAGCAATCTTCTTCAGAAGCCTGGACTGAACCTAAG GACTTCTGGTAACCCCTTTTTGACTCAACCGTCACGTTGA
- a CDS encoding RmlC-like cupins superfamily protein (RmlC-like cupins superfamily protein; FUNCTIONS IN: manganese ion binding, nutrient reservoir activity; INVOLVED IN: biological_process unknown; LOCATED IN: endomembrane system, apoplast; EXPRESSED IN: sperm cell, male gametophyte, root, flower, pollen tube; EXPRESSED DURING: L mature pollen stage, M germinated pollen stage, 4 anthesis; CONTAINS InterPro DOMAIN/s: Cupin, RmlC-type (InterPro:IPR011051), Cupin 1 (InterPro:IPR006045), RmlC-like jelly roll fold (InterPro:IPR014710), Germin (InterPro:IPR001929), Germin, manganese binding site (InterPro:IPR019780); BEST Arabidopsis thaliana protein match is: RmlC-like cupins superfamily protein (TAIR:AT3G04200.1); Has 1545 Blast hits to 1539 proteins in 111 species: Archae - 0; Bacteria - 53; Metazoa - 0; Fungi - 32; Plants - 1447; Viruses - 0; Other Eukaryotes - 13 (source: NCBI BLink).): protein MEGFLRFLVAKAILLALASSFVSCYDPSPLQDFCVAVDDASGVFVNGKFCKDPKYVKAEDFFTSGLNIAGNTINRVGSNVTNVNVDKIPGLNTLGVSLVRIDFAPGGQNPPHTHPRATEILVVVEGTLLVGFVTSNQDNNRLFSKVLYPGDVFVFPIGMIHFQVNVGRTNAVAFAGLGSQNPGTITIADAVFGSKPSIMPEILAKAFQLDVNVVKYLEARFSSNYDRHY, encoded by the exons atgGAAGGGTTTCTTCGCTTTCTTGTAGCGAAAGCCATCTTATTGGCTTTAGCATCTTCATTTGTATCTTGTTACGACCCAAGTCCTCTTCAGGACTTTTGTGTTGCCGTCGATGACGCTAGTGGTG TTTTCGTGAATGGAAAATTCTGCAAAGACCCAAAATACGTGAAAGCTGAAGACTTTTTTACTTCCGGACTAAACATCGCCGGAAACACAATAAACCGCGTTGGCTCCAACGTTACAAACGTTAACGTTGACAAAATCCCTGGACTCAACACCCTCGGAGTGTCTCTTGTCCGAATTGACTTTGCCCCGGGAGGTCAAAACCCGCCACACACGCACCCACGAGCCACTGAGATCCTCGTGGTTGTCGAAGGAACACTCTTAGTCGGTTTTGTAACATCGAACCAAGACAACAACAGATTGTTCTCAAAGGTTCTTTACCCGGGAGACGTTTTCGTGTTTCCCATAGGAATGATACATTTTCAAGTGAACGTTGGGAGGACGAACGCAGTTGCGTTTGCTGGTCTTGGTAGCCAAAATCCCGGTACAATCACAATCGCAGACGCCGTTTTTGGATCGAAGCCTTCGATTATGCCGGAGATTTTAGCAAAAGCGTTTCAGCTGGATGTGAACGTGGTTAAATATCTCGAGGCAAGATTTTCTTCCAATTATGATCGTCATTATTAA
- the LACS6 gene encoding long-chain acyl-CoA synthetase 6 (long-chain acyl-CoA synthetase 6 (LACS6); FUNCTIONS IN: long-chain fatty acid-CoA ligase activity; INVOLVED IN: long-chain fatty acid metabolic process; LOCATED IN: membrane; EXPRESSED IN: 24 plant structures; EXPRESSED DURING: 16 growth stages; CONTAINS InterPro DOMAIN/s: AMP-binding, conserved site (InterPro:IPR020845), AMP-dependent synthetase/ligase (InterPro:IPR000873); BEST Arabidopsis thaliana protein match is: long-chain acyl-CoA synthetase 7 (TAIR:AT5G27600.1); Has 54528 Blast hits to 52136 proteins in 3333 species: Archae - 925; Bacteria - 35165; Metazoa - 2570; Fungi - 2253; Plants - 2087; Viruses - 1; Other Eukaryotes - 11527 (source: NCBI BLink).), giving the protein MDSSSSSSSAAARRRINAIHSHLVTSSRSSPLLRSNPTAGEFCLDNGYSVVLPEKLNTGSWNVYRSAKSPFKLVSRFPDHPDIATLHDNFEHAVHDFRDYKYLGTRVRVDGTVGDYKWMTYGEAGTARTALGSGLVHHGIPMGSSVGIYFINRPEWLIVDHACSSYSYVSVPLYDTLGPDAVKFIVNHATVQAIFCVAETLNSLLSCLSEMPSVRLVVVVGGLIESLPSLPSSSGVKVVSYSVLLNQGRSNPQRFFPPKPDDVATICYTSGTTGTPKGVVLTHANLIANVAGSSFSVKFFSSDVYISYLPLAHIYERANQILTVYFGVAVGFYQGDNMKLLDDLAALRPTVFSSVPRLYNRIYAGIINAVKTSGGLKERLFNAAYNAKKQALLNGKSASPIWDRLVFNKIKDRLGGRVRFMTSGASPLSPEVMEFLKVCFGGRVTEGYGMTETSCVISGMDEGDNLTGHVGSPNPACEVKLVDVPEMNYTSADQPHPRGEICVRGPIIFTGYYKDEIQTKEVIDEDGWLHTGDIGLWLPGGRLKIIDRKKNIFKLAQGEYIAPEKIENVYAKCKFVGQCFIYGDSFNSSLVAVVSVDPDVLKSWAASEGIKGGDLRELCNNPRVKAAVLSDMDTVGREAQLRGFEFAKAVTLVLEPFTLENGLLTPTFKIKRPQAKEYFAEAITNMYKELGASDPSANRGL; this is encoded by the exons atggattcttcttcttcgtcttcctccgccgccgcaCGCCGCCGTATCAACGCTATCCACTCTCACCTCGTCACCTCTTCTCGCTCTTCCCCTCTCCTCCGCTCCAATCCCACCGCCGGCGAGTTCTGTCTTG ATAATGGCTATAGTGTTGTTCTTCCCGAGAAACTGAATACTGGCAGTTGGAACGTCTACAG ATCTGCAAAATCTCCGTTCAAGCTCGTTAGCAGATTCCCAGATCATCCTGACATCGCTACTCTCCATGACAATTTTGA GCATGCTGTTCATGATTTTCGAGATTACAAGTATTTAGGAACTCGTGTTCGTGTCGACGGAACTGTTGGAGA ctACAAATGGATGACATATGGAGAAGCTGGTACAGCAAGAACTGCTTTAGGTTCTGGTTTGGTTCATCACGGAATCCCCATG GGATCTTCTGTTGGAATTTACTTCATCAATCGCCCAGAGTGGCTCATTGTTGATCATGCttgttcttcttattcttatgTGTCTGTTCCTTTGTATGATACTCTTG GTCCTGATGCTGTGAAATTTATTGTCAATCATGCAACTGTGCAAGCCATATTTTGTGTGGCAGAGACTTTAAACTCT TTACTTAGCTGTTTGTCTGAGATGCCAAGTGTACGCCTGGTGGTG GTTGTTGGAGGGTTAATTGAATCTTTACCCTCGCTTCCCTCATCATCAGGAGTGAAAGTTGTATCCTATTCGGTGTTACTGAATCAG GGTCGTAGTAACCCTCAGCGAttttttccaccaaaaccCGATGATGTTGCAACCATATGCTATACAAGCGGAACAACTGGGACACCCAAG GGAGTCGTATTAACTCATGCAAACTTGATTGCCAATGTTGCTGGCTCCAGCTTTAGTGTGAAGTTTTTCTCTTCAGATGT TTACATTTCGTATCTTCCACTTGCTCACATTTACGAACGAGCTAATCAGATCCTAACAGTGTACTTTGGAGTTGCTGTTGGATTCTACCAAGGG GACAATATGAAACTACTGGATGATTTGGCTGCTCTGAGACCTACTGTATTTAGCAGTGTCCCTCGATTATACAATAGAATATATGCTGG TATCATTAATGCAGTAAAAACCTCTGGTGGTCTGAAAGAGAGACTCTTCAATGCTGCCTATAATGCAAAGAAGCAGGCTCTCTTGAATG GAAAGAGTGCTTCTCCCATATGGGACAGGTTggtatttaataaaataaaggacAGACTTGGAGGGCGGGTTCGTTTTATGACGTCTGGTGCTTCACCTCTCTCTCCTGAAGTGATGGAATTTTTGAAAGT ATGCTTTGGAGGAAGGGTAACAGAGGGATATGGAATGACTGAAACATCTTGTGTTATAAGTGGAATGGACGAGGGTGATAACCTCACTGGACATGTTGGCTCTCCTAATCCAGCTTGTG AAGTAAAGCTTGTGGATGTCCCAGAAATGAACTATACATCAGCGGATCAGCCCCATCCCCGTGGCGAAATATGTGTTAGGGGTCCTATCATTTTTACAGGCTATTACAAAGATGAAATTCAAAC GAAAGAGGTGATTGATGAAGATGGATGGCTTCACACTGGAGATATAGGTCTGTGGCTGCCGGGAGGACGTCTAAAAATTATTGACAG aaagaagaacatCTTCAAATTGGCGCAGGGGGAGTATATAGCTCcagagaaaattgaaaacgTCTATGCCAAATGCAAATTTGTGGGCCAGTGCTTCATATATG GTGATAGCTTTAATTCATCATTGGTAGCTGTTGTATCGGTTGATCCAGATGTGCTGAAAAGCTGGGCAGCTTCAGAAGGCATTAAG GGAGGAGATCTGAGAGAATTGTGTAATAATCCGAGAGTGAAAGCAGCAGTACTATCTGACATGGACACTGTTGGAAGAGAAGCTCAG TTGAGAGGCTTCGAGTTTGCAAAGGCTGTGACATTGGTGCTGGAACCATTTACTCTGGAAAATGGCTTGTTGACTCCGACGTTCAAG ATTAAGAGACCACAAGCAAAGGAATATTTCGCAGAAGCAATAACAAACATGTACAAGGAGCTTGGTGCTTCTGATCCCTCTGCTAATAGAGGTTTGTGA
- a CDS encoding Late embryogenesis abundant (LEA) hydroxyproline-rich glycoprotein family (Late embryogenesis abundant (LEA) hydroxyproline-rich glycoprotein family; FUNCTIONS IN: molecular_function unknown; INVOLVED IN: biological_process unknown; LOCATED IN: endomembrane system; CONTAINS InterPro DOMAIN/s: Late embryogenesis abundant protein, group 2 (InterPro:IPR004864); BEST Arabidopsis thaliana protein match is: Late embryogenesis abundant (LEA) hydroxyproline-rich glycoprotein family (TAIR:AT3G54200.1); Has 227 Blast hits to 226 proteins in 15 species: Archae - 0; Bacteria - 0; Metazoa - 0; Fungi - 0; Plants - 227; Viruses - 0; Other Eukaryotes - 0 (source: NCBI BLink).) gives MSKRRICCIVSGIIFVLFVIFMTALILAQVFKPKHPILQTVSSTVDGISTNISLPYEVQLNFTLTLEMLLKNPNVADFEYKTVENLVYYRDTLVGNLTLPSSTLPAKGSVLLPCPLFLQLDKFVANLGDIVQDVLHGKIVMETRAKMPGKITLLGIFKIPLDSISHCNLVLGFPSMVVEDQVCDLKTKL, from the coding sequence aTGTCCAAGCGACGCATTTGCTGCATAGTTTCCGGAATCATCTTTGTCCTCTTCGTAATCTTCATGACCGCTTTGATCCTTGCACAAGTgttcaaaccaaaacatccGATACTACAAACCGTCTCTTCAACTGTTGATGGCATATCTACAAATATATCACTACCATACGAGGTCCAACTAAATTTCACTCTTACGCTGGAGATGCTGCTCAAGAATCCTAACGTTGCGGATTTTGAATACAAGACAGTGGAAAACTTGGTTTATTACAGGGATACACTAGTCGGAAATCTCACACTTCCTTCGAGCACATTACCTGCCAAAGGTTCAGTGCTTTTGCCATGTCCTCTATTTCTCCAGCTCGATAAATTTGTCGCGAATTTAGGTGATATCGTGCAAGATGTATTGCATGGAAAAATTGTGATGGAGACAAGAGCAAAAATGCCAGGAAAAATCACTTTGTTGGGAATCTTTAAGATACCTTTGGATTCAATATCGCATTGCAATCTCGTACTCGGCTTTCCTTCAATGGTAGTGGAGGACCAAGTGTGTGATCTCAAAACTAAGCtgtaa